A window of Paraburkholderia bryophila contains these coding sequences:
- a CDS encoding ribbon-helix-helix domain-containing protein yields the protein MDNLNPDKVRTTVVLPRELKARVEAHAERTGAALSTVMRIALNAFLDKQKVTEEVG from the coding sequence ATGGACAACCTTAATCCCGACAAGGTTAGAACGACGGTGGTATTGCCGCGTGAATTGAAAGCGCGGGTGGAAGCTCACGCAGAGCGAACCGGCGCGGCCCTGAGTACCGTAATGCGTATCGCGCTAAATGCTTTTTTGGATAAACAGAAGGTTACAGAGGAAGTGGGTTGA